gcacttctttttcttcaccttcTCTTTTCCATCTGCTGGTCGAGGAGAAATGGGTTGAACAGCTCTACGATCTCAAAACATGATCTCCACGTCCTTGGTGGGTTTGAGGTTTGATTTATGGGTTCAATTTGTGGGTTTGACAGTGGTTtcggagagagaaagagagagacttgTGGGTTTTTTGATTTCGTGATCTAAATCCAGACGCCTCTGAAATTCCCCCCTGCTCCCTCCAGCATCAAGATTCATGAACCAGATGATCTAGTAGAAAAAGAATTTGGCTTGGACTTAAAACTTGCGCTCTGATTTTATTGctcaaaaaatgataaaagaaaaaaaagaagatgaaaatgtatatttattagatattaagtaaaataaatagtattgaTGTagttgtaaaagaaaaaattgatagataaaataaaattgtaaacTATTCACAAGGTATTTTATCTAACGGTGTAATTGCTCTAATACATCTACAATAGGTATTTCTCTAAAGGCTATGAAGTCTTCATTGGTCCAATCAACGAAACACTGCAATCAAAATCGCCAAGAGACGACATCGGTCACGGGACACACACATCAACCACAGCAGCCGGCTCATCCGTCGCCGGTGTCAGCCTATTCGGCTATGCCCCCGGAACCGCGCGGGGAATGGCCTCGCGTGCGAGGGTCGCAGTGTACAAGGTGTGCTGGCTCCTCGGCTGCGTCGCCTCCGACATATTAGCAGGGATGGACAAAGCCATCGAGGAGAGGGTCGATGTCATCTCCCTATCTATCGGTGCCTTTGCGCTTCCGTATTACATAGACACGATTGCAATCGGAGCCTTCGCCGCAATGGAGAACGGAATATTCGTCTCTTGCGCTGCCGGTAACTTGGGTCCCTATCCAGCTACTCTCCTCAACGTTGCGCCGTGGATCACCACCGTCGGTGCTAGTACCTTGGACCGTGATTTCCCGGCATACGTTAGTCTCGGAAACGGAGTGAAATTCTTCGGTGCGTCAATCTACAAAGGTCCCTCGTTGCCGAAGAACATGCTACCCTTCGTTTATGCTGGAAACGCGAGTAATTGGATGGACGGAAATCTTTGTGGAGTGGGCTCCTTGATGCCTGAAAAAGTTCGTGGTAAAATTGTGCTTTGCGAAGGTTGGATACTTAACAGGGCAGAGAGTGGGATAGCGGTGAAAGAAGCTGGTGGGTTTGGGATGGTTTTTGTCAACTTGGTGGCTGACACGAGGGAACAAATAGCAATAGCCGATCAACTGCCGGCTACGACGGTGGGAAAGACGGCCGGCGACAAAATAAAGAGTTACCTGTTTTCAGATCCCAATCCGAGGGCCACGATTGTTTTCGAGGGAACCGAACTGGGGATCAAGCCGTCGCCGGTAGTTGCGGGATTCAGTTCAAGGGGGCCGAACCCGATTACGCCGGAAGTACTCAAGCCTGACCTGATGGCGCCCGGCGTTAACATCATTGCGGGTTGGTCAGGAAAAGCGGGACCCACACAGGCTGCATCAGACGACAGGCGCGTGGAGTTCAGCATAGTCTCTGGCACTTCGATGGCGTGCGCCCATGTCAGTGGCCTCGCCGCGTTGCTCAAGGGGGCCCACCCGCAGTGGAGCCCCGCTGCGATTCGCTCGGCCCTAATGACCACTGCATACACGACGTACAAAGAAGACGGCCAACCCTTTTTAGATGGTGCCGATGAAAAGCCGTCTACGCCATTCGGTCACGGCGCTGGGCAAGTGGACCCTGTAAAAGCACTCGACCCTGGACTCGTCTACGATTTGGACGTTCTTGATTACTTGAGCTTCCTATGTGCCTTAAATTACACCGCATCGGAGATTAACAGAGTAACCAGGAGTAACTTCACTTGTGACCCAAAAGTCAAATACAGTGTTACTAATGTCAACTATCCTTCCTTCGCTATACCTCTCCAAAGTGGTGGCAGCGGCAACGGGTCTACAATACTGAAATATACAAGAACACTTACGAATGTTGGACCAGCGGCGACCTACAATGTGTTTGTTAATATGCAAAATGAGTCGGTTAAGATTATAGTCGAGCCGAGTTCGTTAACTTTTAGTCAAGTGAATGATAAGATGTCGTATACGGTGCAGTTTACTGTTAGTTCACTGCCAATATTG
This DNA window, taken from Rhododendron vialii isolate Sample 1 chromosome 8a, ASM3025357v1, encodes the following:
- the LOC131299114 gene encoding subtilisin-like protease SBT1.7, with the translated sequence MKFLLLLVVVLCFGQVSVASVVKKNHVQEKTYIVHMAKSQMPSSFRDDSTLWYRSSLKSVSNSAEMLYKYNNVVHGFSTRLTPDEAQSMKTQPGVVSVLDEVKYELQTTRTPEFLGLYQSTDLLPGSDSVSDVIIGVLDTGVWPESKSFNDSGMGPVPRSWKGVCESGTNFTSSNCNRKLIGARYFSKGYEVFIGPINETLQSKSPRDDIGHGTHTSTTAAGSSVAGVSLFGYAPGTARGMASRARVAVYKVCWLLGCVASDILAGMDKAIEERVDVISLSIGAFALPYYIDTIAIGAFAAMENGIFVSCAAGNLGPYPATLLNVAPWITTVGASTLDRDFPAYVSLGNGVKFFGASIYKGPSLPKNMLPFVYAGNASNWMDGNLCGVGSLMPEKVRGKIVLCEGWILNRAESGIAVKEAGGFGMVFVNLVADTREQIAIADQLPATTVGKTAGDKIKSYLFSDPNPRATIVFEGTELGIKPSPVVAGFSSRGPNPITPEVLKPDLMAPGVNIIAGWSGKAGPTQAASDDRRVEFSIVSGTSMACAHVSGLAALLKGAHPQWSPAAIRSALMTTAYTTYKEDGQPFLDGADEKPSTPFGHGAGQVDPVKALDPGLVYDLDVLDYLSFLCALNYTASEINRVTRSNFTCDPKVKYSVTNVNYPSFAIPLQSGGSGNGSTILKYTRTLTNVGPAATYNVFVNMQNESVKIIVEPSSLTFSQVNDKMSYTVQFTVSSLPILNSFSYGSIKWCDGKHVVRSSIVISWR